CAATTGAGAATTTCTTCAAGTAAATACTAAATGAGATCTTAGATGAATTCATCAACCGAATCATTTTGTTAAATCTTGTTGTACAATTCAAGACATAGGGTATATTTGCACCATATTAACGCAACTAAGTTGCATTAAAATTAAAAATAATATTTATACAGTCACAAATGAAAATAAAAAACAATACTATAGACATTATAGCATTTACAAGTTCTATCATTTGCGCAATACATTGTGCGGTAATACCAATTGTGTTATCATTCTCTTCATTAGGTAGCTTACATTTTTTAGAGAATCCATATATAGAATGGACTTTTATAGCACTAGGAATACTCTTTGTTTTTATGTCGTTATGGCCAAGCTATAAAACGAATCACCATCAAGTAAAACCTTTATTATTTGCTCTGGCAGGATTTTTTTTAATAGGAATTGGAAGGTTCGAATTTACAGAACTATGGGAAGTTATTAACACTGTTATTGGTGCTTCCTTAGTATCAGTAGCACATTATTTTAATTGGAAAATGGCTAAATCTATAGAGAAGCACAAACATTAATTATTTGTTAAAACCAAGAGAGTTTTAACGATATATTAAATATAAAAAAGGGAAAGTCATTATACCTTAGCTCCCAAATTTCACATTCAATAATTTACATTAACCAAATTCATAAAACAATAGCTAAAATGAAAAATCTATTAATGATTTGTTCTATTCTTTTATCACAACAATTCATTGCGCAAACGCTAAAAGGAAAAGTAGTTTCTACTGATAATATTCCTATTATAGAGGCACATTTATTAAATACAAACGATAAGCATCATACACATAGTAATCAAAGAGGAGCATTTGTACTTCATCATGTTTCTTTAGGAGATACTTTAGTAGTGAGTCATATTAATTATAAAAAAATTAAAGTTGTCGTAGAGAGTTTTGATCCTATGACCATAACATTAGAAGAAAATTTAGTATCACTAGAAGAAATTACTATTGGTAAAAAATTAAACGCTTTAAATGTAATTACTGCTATTGATATTCAAACTAATCCTGTGAACTCTTCACAAGAAATTTTACAAAAAGTTCCAGGATTATTTATAGGGCAACATGCTGGTGGTGGAAAGGCGGAACAAATTTTTCTAAGAGGTTTTGATATTGATCATGGTACAGATATATCTATTACGGCTGATGGCTTACCGGTAAACATGGTATCACATGCTCACGGACAAGGATATGCAGATTTACATTTTGTAATTCCTGAAACAGTAGAGAAAATTGACTTTGGAAAAGGAGCTTATTATGCAGATAAAGGAAATTTCAATACTGCTGGATATGTTAATTTTAAAACTAAAAATAGATTAAAAAACAACCTTTTAAAACTAGAGATAGGTCAATTTGACACCAAACGTTTACTAGGAATGTTTAGTTTAATCAACAACAATAAACAAAGTGCTTATATTGCTTCAGAATATATTTTAACCGATGGCTATTTTGATAGTCCGCAAAATTTTAATCGCCTTAATATCTTTGGAAAATATACAGTTAATGTCTCAGATTCTGATAAAATAGGAGTAATGCTATCTCATTTTACAAGTAAATGGGATGCATCAGGTCAAATACCACAACGTGCAGTAGATAGTGGATTAATTAACCGTTTTGGGGCAATTGATGATACAGAAGGAGGTAATACAAGTCGTTCTAACTTTTTACTAACTTATGATAAGATACTTTCTGAAAATGCTTCTATTAAAAACAAAGTATTTTATAGTAAGTATAGCTTTGAACTCTTTTCTAATTTTACCTTCTTTTTAGATGATCCTATAAATGGTGATCAAATCAAACAAAAGGAAACTCGTAATATTTTCGGTTTTAATAGTGAATACAAGCAAGATTTTTCTTCCATAGATGGAAGTTTTACAGCTGGAATAAGCTTACGTAATGATCAAAGTTTCAGCAATGAGTTATCTCATACACTAAATCGCAGACAAACATTGAATAGAATACAATTTGGAGATATTAATGAAACTAACTTTGGTACCTATGCCAGTGCTAATTTTAACTATGGTAAGTTCACTATAAATCCAGCGTTACGTTTAGATTATTTCAATTTCGAATATAACAACACATTGCAAACGAACTACGAAACACAATCACAAACAGCAAGTATTGTTAGTCCAAAGTTGAACATTTTTTATAATTACAATGAAGACCTACAATTGTATGTAAAAACAGGAAAGGGGTTTCACTCTAACGATACTAGAGTAGTAGTAGCACAAAATGGAAATGATATTTTACCAGCCTCTTATGGTTTCGATGCGGGTTTCATTTGGAAACCTTCTCCTAAATTATTAATAAATACGGCTTATTGGTATTTATTTTTAGAGCAGGAGTTTGTGTATGTGGGAGATGCAGGAATTGTTGAGCCTAGCGGAAAAACGAATCGTCAAGGAATTGATTTTAGTCTAAGATATGAACCAATACATCAATTGTATTTTAATTTAGATGCTAACTATGCACATGCACGAGCTAAAGATGAACCAATTGGTCAAAACTATATTCCTTTAGCACCAGACTTTACCTTAACAAGTGGGTTAGCTTATAAAGGTGAATCAGGTTTTTATGGAGGAATACAATTAAGACATATTGGTGATAGGCCTGCGAATGAAGACAATTCAATTGTTGCAGAAGGGTATACCGTGGCAGACCTTAATGTAGGGTATACATTAAAAAATGTTTCTTTCGGATTACAAGTTCAAAATCTTTTTGATGTAGACTGGAATGAAACTCAATTTGCTACAGAATCTCGTTTACAAGGGGAGGCAACTAGCACAGAAGAAATTCATTTTACACCCGGTACACCATTTTTCTTAAAGGGTAGCGTAACCGTTAATTTTTAAATTATATGTATAGTGCGCTATCAAGCACTTTTATTACTTAAAACACTAGCAAAGAGAAGTATACATTTTCTCTGTGCTTTTTTTATCTTTAAAAAAGCCGTAACTTCACTAAGATTTAGAGGGATATCTTACTAAATCTTTTTTCTTATAATACCCTAAATATCCGAGCACTACATGTATTGTAGTGCTCTTTTAGTAGCTTTAAAGGAATTTGGATTTCCTTTCAATACATCCAATCTCACTTTCATACTCAAATTCTCTACATTCAATCCTTTTTAGTTAAAACAACACTATTATTTTTTGAATTTTATAAAACCAATCGATGAAGTAACAGCTTTGAAATTGTTAAGTATCGAATGGGTATCACTATACTAACCAATTAAATATATTAACAATGAAAGAGGATACGTTCACAGTAGCGGATTACCTATTAACTCGTTTACAGCAATTAGACGTTACCGAGTTATTTCAAATCCCCGGAGATTACGTTAAAAACTTTACCCAGGCTTTAGAAAAGTTCGATGGTATTGAAACTATTGGAACTTCCAATGAGTTAGATGCTTCTTATGCTGCAGACGCCTATGGTCGAACGAGAGGATTAGCGGCCGTTTCTTTACAATATGGTGTAAGTACATTTAGTGCCTTAAATGCCGTGGCTGGTGCTTATGTAGAGTCAAGTCCCATAGTAGTTATTAGTGCTACTCCAGGATCTAATGATCGTCAAATTGGCGATATGTATGATGTTTTATATCATCATTCAACAGGTAATCTTAAAGCCGATCAAGAAATATACAATCATGTTACTGTTGCTTCAGAAACTTTGAGTACATCAGTTGGAGCAGCAAAAAAAATAGACAAACTTTTAGTCGCTGCTATCACACACAAAAAACCCGTATACATCGCTGCTTATAGTGAAGTTTGGGGTGAACCTTGTAAACGACCTTCAAAGAAGAAATTACAACCAAAAATTAAAAAAAGTAAACCTGATGCACTTTTAAATGCAGTAGATCAAGCATGGACACAAATAACTGCCGCCAAACAGCCAATGATATTTGCAGGTGTTGAGGTTTTAAGACATGGATTATCAGATTTACTTCAAAAAATTATAGATGCAAGCGGATTTGTATATACAACCACATCACTAGGTAAAACAGTATTAGATGAACAAGGAGACAAATTTATAGGAACCTATTCTGATGCAGCTTCTATAGAAAACGTAACAAATTATGTAAAAGAATCTGATTGCTTTTTATGCCTAGGTACATTAATTACAGATGATTACTTATGGTTTGTAGAAAATAAGTTTTCAGATATGGTATTGGCTACTACTACAACCATTAGAGCTGGATACTATAATTACGAACAGGTTACTATGGAAGATTTTATGGAAGCTTTGCTAGAACGTTTTGAAAAGGATAAAGCATATCCATTAAACAATAAAGCTCCAAAGCAACCAAAATATCCAGAACCTTGGACTTCTTCGTCGGATCCTAAATACAATGGAAAACCAGAGGTTATTACCTATAACCGTTTCTTTCAACATGCAGTGAAGCATATAGAAAAGAACAATCTATGGGACGATATTAATTTAACTTTTGGAGTGAGTTCAGCCATGTATGTAGCCACCAATATTTACGGAATGAAACAAAATAGCTTTATAAGCTCTGCTGCTTGGCAATGTATAGGTTATGAAACTGGTGCTGCTTTAGGAGCTCAATTAGGAAGTAAAAAACAATCATGGACAATAGCTGGAGATGGCGGATTTATGATGATTTGCCAATCACTTTCAACCTTGGCAAAATACGATGTAAATAGTGTCATTTTCGTGATGAGCAATCAGGTTTACGCTATCGAACAAGTGTTTGTTGATGTAGATGCCTTTTGTCCGAATGGAAAATTTGATGAATTTGATTACTTACCAAAATGGGACTATATGGCCTTAGCAAAGGCGTATGGTGCTAATGGGTATCAAGCTAGTACCATCAAAGAGCTCAATCATGTATTAGACACTATTACTACTACAAAAACCAACAAACCTACTTTAGTTGAGATCGTTATTCCTGAAAAAGATTTGGCAGGACAAATGAAAAACTTAACGCCACAAAAAATGAACTGTAACTAACCAATTAAATACAAAAACAATGAAAAACAAAACCTATTCTATTTTCGGAGCAGGAGCCGCTGGTTTATATACCGCATGGAGATTACTTCAAGGAAAGCCAGCAAATTCAAAAGACACCTCTAAAAACTTACAAAAGGGAGATGTCTTAGAATTATACGATTGGGGAAAATATGAATTCTCAAATAAAGAAAAAGGAACTAGAGCCGCTGGAGCAAGAGTTTGTACTTGGCACTATAAAGATGATCCGGATGCTTCTTATTTAGAATTAGGAGGAATGCGCTATTCTGCTTGGGATTATAAGAAAACGAAAAACAATCCTAATCCAAATGATGCTAATAACCCAGGACATCGATTGGTAACCAAAACCATTAGCGAAATAGGTTTAGAGAAATATTCAGTTCCTTTTAATGAAGCTAGTGATCCGCTTTTATCATTGAGAGCAAAGAGCATGTACACATCAGAAATTGATGCTAATAATCCTGCACCATATAATGTAAACAATTACGGAGCATACTCAGCACCAGACGATGGTTTTACTAAAATAGAAAGTGTTGGTATTGATGTTTCGCAAGATGCCTTACCACCAACAAGAAAAGAATGGTGTGAATTTTATGAAAATGGTAAAATCACCAAAGATTTAGGCGATGATTCTGTCTTTAAAAAAGGACAAAAATTAAAGGATATTGGCTACTGGAATTTAGCGTATGATGTATTAGGACAAGAAGGCTTTAGTTATTTAGCAGACGGTAACGGATATTCTTCTAATGTAGTAAACAGTAATTCTGCGCAATCATTTGAAGTAAATAATGAATTTACACCTGGAACCCTTTATAAAACCTTAACTATCGGATATTCTGGTATTTTCTCTACTTTATTTCAAGAAGTGGTAAAGCTTGCAAAAGAAAAAGGAATCGACTTTCAGTACTACCCAAATACCAGACTTCGTTCTATTTTAGAAAATAAAAAAGTAATACATTTTACTACTGCAAGTAGAAAAGAACCGACCAAAGAACTAGATGCGAAAACTTGTGATGCTGCTTTCTTAGCTATGGGAAGATATGCAATAGATTTAGTTGCACAGGCTACACGTTATATGAACAAAAAAGCAGGTGATTTTGATGTCTTAAATGAAGACAAAGTACAATTGTATTTAGAATCTGTATTAATGCAACCTTCTTATAAAATAGGAATGTTTTTTGATTCTCCTTGGTGGAGAGACGATATACCTTCACCACCAAAATATCCTGCTAAGTTAAATAGCTATTTTTTAACGCAAGAAGGGGTTAAAAAACTTAAAAAAGATAAGTTTCCTGCTAAATACCTTAAGGCTATTGAAAAAGCAGCTTCAGAAGCAGCTAAAGCAAAACAAAAGGCAGAGAAAAACAACAAAGCATATGATAATTCGGTAACTTCACTTATAGAGGTAACCTACGATACACAAGCTTCCTTTTTAGAAGCTACAGAAACTATAATTGAAGCAAGTCTAAGCTATGAAGAGAAGCAACAAATTACGGAAGTAGCACACTTAGATACTATTGGACCAAGTGCAACGGACATGCCGATTAGACAAGTAGTGTATTTTGGTGACAATGCACGAGATAAAAAAGGTAAAAAAATCTACGGAATTCTAGCCAGTTATGATGATATCCGTTATACAACCTTCTGGAAAGCCTTGGAAATAGGACCTAATAGAGAACGTAAAGTAGCAGAATCTCAAGATACACAGCCATTGGAAGGTCCCAAAAAAGCACCTGCAATTATGGTAAAGATGTTACGTCAGCAACTAGCAAACTTACACTTTGGTTCAGAAGCGAATTATACGGCAGTTCCAGAACCTTTAGAAACTAAATATATGGATTGGTCTTTACCACCATTTAATGCAGGATACCATGCGTATTTCTCTCATTACAATATTGGTGATGTACAACAAAAAATACGTAAGCCATCTTCATTAGTAAAAGGTAAGGATAGCAACTTATATATTATTGGATCTACCTATTCTAACGATCAAGCTTGGGTAGAAGGAGCTTTTTGTACGGCAGAATCGGTGTTAAACGATTTCTTTAACATAGAAAAATTAATAGACGATAAAGAATATCCTTTTATCTGTCCAGCATAAATAACTAACCTTAAACTAACAAAATTATGAGCAAGCCTCAAAAATCATCAGTAAAACCCTATATAGAATGGGAGGAAGGCCAACCTACAGGACCACAGTTTGGTATATTATCTAAATTACATGGTACTTGGGTAAATTGGAAAGGAGGTCCAACAGGATTGCATACCACACCAATGCCATCACCAGGAACTTCTTCAGAAACTATTTTTGGAGTTTTTCACTTTAAATCTCAAGAATATAGAGAACAATTAAAATTTACTCCTGTAGATGCACCTGTTCGTAACCGTGCAGGCTCTAACGAGCAATTCAATGCTGCGGTTAAGTATGAAACAGCGATTATAGATAATGAAGATTTATTGCAGCATTTTGAAAATGGAATGTACTTATGGCTAGGAGATCATGAAATGCCTTGGAGTGCTAAGAGCCCGTTTCAAAATCCGCCAAATATGTTTAAACATACATCAGATGAAGAATCGGTAAAAACAGATGGGGGAGAACCTGTAATTGGTCCAGGTGAATTAGGACCTCAGTTTGTACCACCATATCAAATATCACGTTCGGGAGTTATTCCGCATGGAACAACCATTCATATCACTGGTAATATTGCAGAATCAGGAGAAGGTAAAGCTCCGCATATTGCTAATCTTTGGGAACAACAATATTTAGCGGTATCACCAACGATGGGAATTAATCCGGAAAAAGATTTGATAGCAGGATCTCGTGAAAAACCTAAATGGACAGAGCTTCCTCGTGAAGAGCAAGAGCCAGGAGGAGTAAACAGTGGCCGTGCATACTTTGAGAAAATCTTTAATTACGATCAATTTGGAGCAAAGTTTCCATATACCGTTCAGCCTAATTTGAAGTTATCAGATGCTAATGAAGGACTAAAATTCAAAAGGTATGATATGATTTCGTTAGATTCGTTTCATAACACAGGAATTCAAGGAGGGGTTATCAATAATCCAATGATTGAGCGTTATTGTCGTGTGGTACGTATGCGCTATCGTATGTGGATAGAAGAGATCTACGATGAAGAGTTTGGAGGGTATTTTGATCAATTACAATACGAACAAATTGTAGATTTTGAATTCCAATTTGGATCTGATGGAGGAACTACGTTATGGCCACACATTCAAGTAAATACTTTACGACGTGAAAAAGATATTCCACCATCTAAACGTTTCCCGTCAATTACTTTAGAAGCTGATCAGAAAAAGAACGAGGCTAAACAACAATCAAATGCAACAATTTGCCCAATGATGAGGCATACTCGTGACTAGAACTTATTCATTCGGTTATTATAAATTTAAAGCTCAATACGATCATAAACAGTATTGAGTTTTTTTGTTATAAGTAGTTCAAGTGTAAGTTTTAAAATTATGAAAACTGAAACATGCACTTTCTGTTTGCGAGTAATCCATGTTCGTCTATATTTAAAAAAACTCATTTCATTTAATAATACTTTCACAATTCAACATGTAAAACAACTAATTATGAAATGTTTGAAAAACTTACTTGTGTTATTTTTTATTTTTTTACCATTATCTCATTTTGCTCAATCAAAAAATGACATTATAAAAAGTATTAAAAAGCTGATGATGGAGAATTATATTTTTCTTGAGAAGGCTAAAGAAACGAATAAGCATTTAGATCAATTGATGTTAACCAATTACTTTGATAAATATACCACTCCAAGAGACTTTGCAAGGGCACTATCTAAGGAAATGCAAAAAATAACAAAAGATAAACATCTTAATATTGCACCTCCAAGAACTCGAAGAAGAAGACAAAATAATATGGATTTTATGTCACGTCATCTAAGTAATTTAGTGAGATTTCGTTCACGAGGGTTTGGAAGAATAGATGTATTGGAAGGGAATGTAGGCTATGTTGAATTGAAAGGTTTTAGGAGAGAAGATATTCCGAAAGTTGATGATATTATGAACTATTTATCAACTACAGATGCCATTATTATTGACTTAAGACAAAATGGTGGAGGAAACGGACTTGGGAGATATTGGAGTAGTTATTTCTTAAAAGAGCATACACATTTATCGGGAACTTATGAACGAAGAACCGATTCAAGAACAGAAATAAAAACGATTGCAGTTAAGGGTAGACAACGTTTAGACATGCCAATATATATCTTAACGAGTAATCGTACTTTTTCTGCAGCAGAAGCTTTTTCCTACGATTTACAAAGTAGAAATAGAGCTATAATTGTTGGAGAAACAACTGGAGGAGGAGCACACCCTGTAAATTACATGAGACTTCCTAAAGGATATGGTATTATTATGCCTTATGCCAGATCTATAAGTCCTGTAACTAAATCTAACTGGGAAGGAGTAGGAGTAATACCTGATGTTAAAACAACAAAGGAGGAAGCATTAAATAGAGCGTTACTATTAGCAAAAGAAGCAGCAAAGAAATATAGAGAACATCCTTTTAAAACACTCAAATCGATTTTAGAAAAAGAGCAAATTTCTGAGAATGATGAACTTGAAGTTTATAAGTTGTTTCAATTGTTACTGAATAGAAAACATTTAGAAGATTTTGTTATCAATGATTTAGGATATTCCTATCTAGATCGAAAGAAAATAGCAACAGCCGATATAATTTTTAAATTGAATTTAAAACTCTTTCCTAAATCTCCAAATTCACATGATAGTTATGCTTCAGTATTAGCGTTACAAGGAAATAAAAAAGAGGCTTTAAAACACTACCAAAAGGCCGTTTTACTTGCTAAAGAACAAAACGATAGAAGACTGAATATGTACAAAGCCAATTTATTGAAACTTAAAGGAGAGAAATAAAATATGTAGTAGATTTCAAAACGATAATTTTACTCTAGTTATTTACCTAATTAGGAGATAAGAGTAGTTATATTTGGATGGTAATGAATTCTACATTGACTAGATATAATCAATTCTATTAACCTAAATGAAGAAAATCAGGAACATACTATTTTTCAAACAAGATAAAAAGGTTGTTTTCAAAATTGTTTTTTGGGGGATAATGCTGTTGTATTATATAAGTTCTAGATGGCCATTAGAAAAGGACAAAGTTTTCTTATTTGAAAAAATGTTTCTTTTGGTAGTAGTTCAAATTCTACTTACTTATGGTGTGGTGCGTTGGGTAATTCCGAAAGTAGTATCAAAAAAACATAAATTGTCATCTATTCTTGGTTTTGTATTTCTTGTGTATCTCTGTTATATACTGTATACCGCGATGAGATGCTATTACTTATTACCAAAATACCCTGAGGTATTTCGTTTTAGACCACCTTTAATTTTTCAAGAAAGAATTACAAACGGATTTTCTTTTTTAAATAATATACCATCACTTGTTTTTCCAACAGTTATTTTAATTATTATTAATTATTATCGTCAGCAAAAAGAAATCATAAGTTTAAAGGAACAGAAAAGATCCTCACAATTAGAAGCGTTAAAAAACCAATTAAATCCACATTTTCTATTTAATACACTGAATAGTTTATATGCCTTGTCTTTAAAAAAATCAGATAAATCTCCTGAGGTAATAGAAAGACTTTCTGATATTTTAGATTATATTTTATACAAGTGTAAAGATAACTATGTGAGTATACAGGGCGAAATAACGCTATTAGAAAATTATATAGCTTTAGAACAAATAAGATATGGAAAAAGGTTGCATATTACATTTAATCATGCTGTTGAAAAGGATGTAAAAATAGCACCGCTATTGTTGTTAACCCTTACCGAAAATGCTTTTAAACATGGAGTAGAAGAAGAGATTAATAAAGCCATTATAAAAATAAACTTGACAACTATAGAAAAAGAAATTTGTTTTACTATTGAAAATAGTATTCCGACGATTGTTTCTGATGTTGGCCAAAATGATGCACGAGAATCTATAGGATTAGAAAACATAAAAAAACAATTAAACCTTTTGTATCCTTCTCAGGATTACACGTTTAATTTTATTGAAAGCAATAATGTTTTTAAAGTAACATTAAAACTCCAATCAAAATGACATATAAATGCTTAATTGTTGATGATGAAGAATTAGGAAGAGAACTGATAGAAAGTCATTTATCTCAATTAAATGACTTTGAGCTAGTTGCCTCTTGCGATTCTGCCCTTGAAGCTCATCAAGTGCTAAAGAATAATGAAGTAGATTTGATTTTTTTAGATATAAAAATGCCTGTATTAAAAGGAACTGACTTTTTTAAAAGTCTCTCTAAAAAACCAAAAGTAATATTTACAACCGCTTATCGAGAGTATGCGATAGAGGGATTTGAACTTAATGCAACAGACTATTTATTAAAGCCCATTAGTTTTTCTCGTTTTTTTAAAGCAGTAGAACGTTTTATAGAAAATGCCAAACCTCTAAAGAAAGAGCGTTTTATGTATGTTCAATCAAATAAGAAAAACATTAAGGTACAATTTGATGAAATTCTTTATATAGAGAGTATAAAAGATTATATACGCATACATTTAGAGAAAGAAAAGCTTATTATAAAGCATGGATTGAGTGCTTTCTTAAAGAAGCTAGACAATCGTTTTATAAGAGTACATAGATCTTATGTTGTGAATAATGAAAAAGTAACTGCATTTACAAAAAAAGACATTGAAATTGGGGCTATTGAAATAGTTATTGGTGAATATTACAAAGAAGAAGTTCTGAAAAAACTAAAAGAATAGTAAAGTCATAAAATTTACACTTTAAAATATCTTATATAAATGGAAACCCTTATTTATTTTACAAGAAGGAACACAATTTGTACATAGTTAATTTCATCATTAAATAATTAAGAAAAAGTATTTTAACTGAGGCTTTATAGTTTCTTTAATATTTTGGTTTTGAATTTTTTGTAACTTTGCATTGTAAGATGAAAAAAGTTTTCAATAAAATAGTGGCAATTACAATGGCTTTTGTAGTATTATTTTCTACAATGTCATTTA
The sequence above is a segment of the Tenacibaculum sp. 190130A14a genome. Coding sequences within it:
- a CDS encoding MerC domain-containing protein → MKIKNNTIDIIAFTSSIICAIHCAVIPIVLSFSSLGSLHFLENPYIEWTFIALGILFVFMSLWPSYKTNHHQVKPLLFALAGFFLIGIGRFEFTELWEVINTVIGASLVSVAHYFNWKMAKSIEKHKH
- a CDS encoding TonB-dependent receptor, yielding MKNLLMICSILLSQQFIAQTLKGKVVSTDNIPIIEAHLLNTNDKHHTHSNQRGAFVLHHVSLGDTLVVSHINYKKIKVVVESFDPMTITLEENLVSLEEITIGKKLNALNVITAIDIQTNPVNSSQEILQKVPGLFIGQHAGGGKAEQIFLRGFDIDHGTDISITADGLPVNMVSHAHGQGYADLHFVIPETVEKIDFGKGAYYADKGNFNTAGYVNFKTKNRLKNNLLKLEIGQFDTKRLLGMFSLINNNKQSAYIASEYILTDGYFDSPQNFNRLNIFGKYTVNVSDSDKIGVMLSHFTSKWDASGQIPQRAVDSGLINRFGAIDDTEGGNTSRSNFLLTYDKILSENASIKNKVFYSKYSFELFSNFTFFLDDPINGDQIKQKETRNIFGFNSEYKQDFSSIDGSFTAGISLRNDQSFSNELSHTLNRRQTLNRIQFGDINETNFGTYASANFNYGKFTINPALRLDYFNFEYNNTLQTNYETQSQTASIVSPKLNIFYNYNEDLQLYVKTGKGFHSNDTRVVVAQNGNDILPASYGFDAGFIWKPSPKLLINTAYWYLFLEQEFVYVGDAGIVEPSGKTNRQGIDFSLRYEPIHQLYFNLDANYAHARAKDEPIGQNYIPLAPDFTLTSGLAYKGESGFYGGIQLRHIGDRPANEDNSIVAEGYTVADLNVGYTLKNVSFGLQVQNLFDVDWNETQFATESRLQGEATSTEEIHFTPGTPFFLKGSVTVNF
- a CDS encoding alpha-keto acid decarboxylase family protein, which produces MKEDTFTVADYLLTRLQQLDVTELFQIPGDYVKNFTQALEKFDGIETIGTSNELDASYAADAYGRTRGLAAVSLQYGVSTFSALNAVAGAYVESSPIVVISATPGSNDRQIGDMYDVLYHHSTGNLKADQEIYNHVTVASETLSTSVGAAKKIDKLLVAAITHKKPVYIAAYSEVWGEPCKRPSKKKLQPKIKKSKPDALLNAVDQAWTQITAAKQPMIFAGVEVLRHGLSDLLQKIIDASGFVYTTTSLGKTVLDEQGDKFIGTYSDAASIENVTNYVKESDCFLCLGTLITDDYLWFVENKFSDMVLATTTTIRAGYYNYEQVTMEDFMEALLERFEKDKAYPLNNKAPKQPKYPEPWTSSSDPKYNGKPEVITYNRFFQHAVKHIEKNNLWDDINLTFGVSSAMYVATNIYGMKQNSFISSAAWQCIGYETGAALGAQLGSKKQSWTIAGDGGFMMICQSLSTLAKYDVNSVIFVMSNQVYAIEQVFVDVDAFCPNGKFDEFDYLPKWDYMALAKAYGANGYQASTIKELNHVLDTITTTKTNKPTLVEIVIPEKDLAGQMKNLTPQKMNCN
- a CDS encoding peroxidase, FMP-type, with product MSKPQKSSVKPYIEWEEGQPTGPQFGILSKLHGTWVNWKGGPTGLHTTPMPSPGTSSETIFGVFHFKSQEYREQLKFTPVDAPVRNRAGSNEQFNAAVKYETAIIDNEDLLQHFENGMYLWLGDHEMPWSAKSPFQNPPNMFKHTSDEESVKTDGGEPVIGPGELGPQFVPPYQISRSGVIPHGTTIHITGNIAESGEGKAPHIANLWEQQYLAVSPTMGINPEKDLIAGSREKPKWTELPREEQEPGGVNSGRAYFEKIFNYDQFGAKFPYTVQPNLKLSDANEGLKFKRYDMISLDSFHNTGIQGGVINNPMIERYCRVVRMRYRMWIEEIYDEEFGGYFDQLQYEQIVDFEFQFGSDGGTTLWPHIQVNTLRREKDIPPSKRFPSITLEADQKKNEAKQQSNATICPMMRHTRD
- a CDS encoding S41 family peptidase codes for the protein MKCLKNLLVLFFIFLPLSHFAQSKNDIIKSIKKLMMENYIFLEKAKETNKHLDQLMLTNYFDKYTTPRDFARALSKEMQKITKDKHLNIAPPRTRRRRQNNMDFMSRHLSNLVRFRSRGFGRIDVLEGNVGYVELKGFRREDIPKVDDIMNYLSTTDAIIIDLRQNGGGNGLGRYWSSYFLKEHTHLSGTYERRTDSRTEIKTIAVKGRQRLDMPIYILTSNRTFSAAEAFSYDLQSRNRAIIVGETTGGGAHPVNYMRLPKGYGIIMPYARSISPVTKSNWEGVGVIPDVKTTKEEALNRALLLAKEAAKKYREHPFKTLKSILEKEQISENDELEVYKLFQLLLNRKHLEDFVINDLGYSYLDRKKIATADIIFKLNLKLFPKSPNSHDSYASVLALQGNKKEALKHYQKAVLLAKEQNDRRLNMYKANLLKLKGEK
- a CDS encoding sensor histidine kinase; the protein is MKKIRNILFFKQDKKVVFKIVFWGIMLLYYISSRWPLEKDKVFLFEKMFLLVVVQILLTYGVVRWVIPKVVSKKHKLSSILGFVFLVYLCYILYTAMRCYYLLPKYPEVFRFRPPLIFQERITNGFSFLNNIPSLVFPTVILIIINYYRQQKEIISLKEQKRSSQLEALKNQLNPHFLFNTLNSLYALSLKKSDKSPEVIERLSDILDYILYKCKDNYVSIQGEITLLENYIALEQIRYGKRLHITFNHAVEKDVKIAPLLLLTLTENAFKHGVEEEINKAIIKINLTTIEKEICFTIENSIPTIVSDVGQNDARESIGLENIKKQLNLLYPSQDYTFNFIESNNVFKVTLKLQSK
- a CDS encoding LytTR family DNA-binding domain-containing protein, with translation MTYKCLIVDDEELGRELIESHLSQLNDFELVASCDSALEAHQVLKNNEVDLIFLDIKMPVLKGTDFFKSLSKKPKVIFTTAYREYAIEGFELNATDYLLKPISFSRFFKAVERFIENAKPLKKERFMYVQSNKKNIKVQFDEILYIESIKDYIRIHLEKEKLIIKHGLSAFLKKLDNRFIRVHRSYVVNNEKVTAFTKKDIEIGAIEIVIGEYYKEEVLKKLKE